In Helianthus annuus cultivar XRQ/B chromosome 9, HanXRQr2.0-SUNRISE, whole genome shotgun sequence, the following are encoded in one genomic region:
- the LOC110901128 gene encoding putative UDP-arabinose 4-epimerase 2, with protein MPLIDEYGVLNVVGNYQRVKQFSRSEAGVTHVLVTEGAGYIGSHATLRLLKDSYRVTIVDNLSRGNIVAVKVLQELFPEPGRLQFIYADLGDVKGVHKIFSENAFDAVMHFAAVAYVGESTLDPLKYYHNITSNMLVVLEAMAAHNVNTLIYSNTCATYGELEKMPITEATPRVPYHGL; from the exons ATGCCTTTAATTGATGAATATGGTGTGCTCAATGTTGTTGGAAACTATCAACGGGTCAAACAG TTCTCTAGGTCTGAAGCAGGGGTTACTCATGTTTTAGTAACTGAAGGCGCTGGCTATATCGGTTCCCATGCTACACTACGCCTTCTCAAAGACTCTTACCGTGTAACTATAGTG GATAATCTCTCTCGTGGAAACATAGTTGCAGTCAAAGTTCTTCAAGAATTGTTTCCCGAACCCGGGAGACTTCAGTTCATTTATGCTGATTTGGGAGATGTAAAAGGC GTACACAAAATCTTTTCAGAGAATGCATTCGATGCGGTTATGCATTTTGCAGCGGTTGCATATGTTGGGGAGAGTACTCTTGATCCTTTAAA GTATTATCACAATATTACATCGAATATGCTGGTGGTACTGGAAGCTATGGCCGCACATAATGTTAATACTTTGATATATTCGAACACATGTGCGACTTATGGAGAGCTTGAGAAGATGCCGATTACCGAAGCAACTCCTCGGGTACCGTACCATGGGCTCTAG